A stretch of DNA from Schizosaccharomyces osmophilus chromosome 2, complete sequence:
GCACAGCAAGTAACCAAGGCAGTGAGAAAGACAAACAAAATGttgaaaatattcaaagCCTGTTTTACGacgaaaaaggaaagaaagacgaGACAGGCACTAAGAAAAGACATACCAGTGCCGATGATATGGGTAATAAGAACCTTGGAAAGGACATAGCGCTTGTCACCCTTGTAGTAAAATTCTTGAACCAAAGAATCGACGGAGTAGCCGAAGCTTGTATGGGAGCAAATTCGGCCATTGTCTGAGCAAACACCAAAAATACCCAACAAGTCTTTGTTCACCTTTGCCAGCATCATCTTGGAGGATAATTTGGAGGTAGCAGGTACAGAAACACTGCCAATAAGTAATAAAGCAGTAGAaatcagaagaaaaagaatcgtAAGAAAAGCGAGAAGACCACGAACCAtgatgaaagaattaaGGTACGGTAATTGAGGATAGAAAGAAGGGGCAGTGATGAGATgtcaaaaatcaaaagaaagctttttcttgactAAAGAGAGtgtacctttttttatgGGATGGGAATCTAAAGACACAATAAATTTCCATCAACAAGAATATGCGTATTGAGCAATGAAGAGATAAGCTTCCAAATTAAGTAAAATACGGTCGAAGAGAATCTATACTTTCATGAATAAAGAACCGAATATATTACCAAAAGCAGTAGGATATAAAACACGACAAATTACAATATTAGATAAATGTTCAATGAAAACCGCGTTCCCGAGTATACAAAACTAGATTACTCTATTATCCTTGGCAAATCCTGCAACAAATACTAGttcaaatgaaataataataaaaaataaaataaaggatCGACTTTAAAGAAGTAAAACTGTAAAATATGCCGCCGAAAGGTGTTGGAGGAGGGTAGATGGTGAGAGTAAATAAACTACTTAATAGCATTTTAGGGTAGGTTTGATCTAAGCCACTGATAAACAACAACCTCGCCAAGCACGACCATTGTTTATATTATGACGGtcaatgtaaataaataaacaaaggagCGTCAAGATGATACAGGCTTTTACCCACAAGGGACCCCACTGTGTAATATAGACGATTTGGGGTTGGCAAATGATACCAAAAGAATAGGTAGACTATGTTACATATGGAAAACAGTATTGGCAGTGTTACTTTTGAGGAAAACAAATGCAACTAAAAATCTGATCGTGAAAATATGTGAAAATTCGCATTTATATGACAGAGATGAGACATAAACGAAGAACAAACCGTAGGCCTGTTTTGACGAACCGGATTCAAGTAAAAGTTAGCAGAAGCgacttttttcaaagagtCATTTTCGTGGGAGGAATATGATAAATGACATGACAAACCAAGTAGGGAAAAGGGTGCTTCGTTTCTTATATAGTTTGAACGAAAAGACAGTTTTGATCATTAAAGATGGTCTTCTTTCTTAAAACCATTTCGATTTGTCCCGTTGTTTCATTAAACTTGTACCTATACCATATAATACCATACCATATATGATCATGAATTCGAACGATTTCGACGTACGTCACGCACAGTTCtgagaaaagaattatgGATGATGACTTAATAACTTCCTCCAAGCgcctttatttttttcttttttcttttttgttgaaaattAAGGGAAAGGTCTCTTTGATTCATTCTCAAAGTGAATACAGAACCAACGCTGTTTGTCGACGGTTCATCTTTCTGTTGTAAAACCGCCTGTATAAGGATTAGATAATTTacttcttgaaaaattatGACAGACTCTGGTTGTTCACAATCTGCTTCGCCTGTATGCGACGCCAACGCAATTATCAATGTTGAAAGCATTCATCCTACAGTAAGCCTGTTGAAGGCATTGCCAGAATGCAATTTGGTGAtaaaggagaaagaaatagagaacaccaaaaagaaacctgCCAAGTCCAGCTTCCCCTTGAAAAATCTCAAAGATTTGCTCCTTTCTGGAAGAGTTTACCATGATTATCAATTTAGACCGCGGAAATCCATTTTCGATCGCGTCACGACTCCACAAacgtttttgaagaatgaaTTTCGTGGATTTTACGTTCTCTTTTGGCTTTCTATGTTTGTCTGGATTGTCCAGTTGTATGCCAAAAGCTACTGGTTGCGGAACACCATTCTCGGATTACCGCTTGCCAGAATCGTCTTTCGTCAGttcttcgttttgtttGGCTCTGACTTTATCATGGTTTTTCTGACcttgttttcctttgtcTTGCAATGGTGTATAGCAAAACGATACATTGCATGGTCCAACACCGGCTATATCATTCAACTCGTATGGCAAGGATGTTTCACATCGCTAGCTGCTTACTGGGTCGTACATCGGAAATTCCCAGTCATCCAATCACTCTTTTTTACTCTGCATTGCGCCGTTCTCGTTATGAAACAACACTCATACGCCCACCATCTGGGCTACCTAAGCACAGTTAGTGCTTTGCATGAAGCTTACGGCGATGTCTTAAAGGTTGTTCGAAGCAGTCTCAAAGACGATTCAAATGAGGCTGAATCAATCTCTTTTGAGTTGGAATACCCTGATCGCACGGAGCAAATTGACGCCATCAAAGCCGACGAGGTTGTTGCCCTGACCATGAAATACCTTGACCATTCACTATGGAGTGAAATTGGAAACGTCGTTTATCCAACCAACGTAACTCTTTTAAATTACATAGACTATTTACTCATACCCTCCCTTGTCTATAGTTTGGAATTTCCCCGCGTAtccaaaataaatttaaagTACTTGACGGTGAAAATCATTTCTACGTTCAGCGTCTTGTTTACTTGCTTGGCCCTCGTTGACTGGTACTTTCTACCTGCCGCTGAAAGTGTACAAGGCTTGGATTTTGTCACAAAGCTTCACCATGCTCCATTTTTAATGAGTAGACTTTTATTTCCTGCCGTAATTCTTTACTTGCTACTGTTCTACCTTACATTCGACGTCATCTTAAACGCCTTTGCTGAAATCACCAAATTCGCAGACAGGGACTTTTATGGTCCCTGGTGGAATACCGTCACTTGGGATGAATTCGCTCGACAGTGGAATAAACCCGTCCATGTTTTCTTGATGCGGCATGTATATCATTCTTCTAGGCAGATATTGAACAAGTCAATGGCTGTCGTCTTCACCTTTTTGTTGTCTGCTTTGGTTCATGAATTTGTAATGCTATTGGTTACTAAAAAGCTTCGTTGCtatattctctttttccaagtatGTAAATAACTTCGTCTGATCCAACATACTAACCTTATCTAGCTCTTGCAGTTGCCCCTGTATGATTTATCTCAAATGTCTGCcttcaaaaataatgaattaCTTGGGAATCTGTTCTTTTGGATTGGAATTTTTACGTATGTTTAACTTTCTTTCAGTATCTGCTTTTAACTAACATGAATGACAGTGGCCCTTCGTTTATTTGTATTCTTTACATCGTGTTTTAAAGGGAGTAAAACATATTCAATTCAACGAtagaaaaggtaaagatAAAAGGTTTCTCTAGACTATGTTAGATACTCCTCTATATTATGTGTTTCATGTTTTATGATATCTATGCATGGCAAGCTTTAAATGTGGTAAGGGTAACAACAACTCAATTACACAGAAAcccattttctttcttatttcaaTTTAACTCGGGTTTCAATTGTTATAATTTATCTTCGTTAAAGTACAGGAGGCacttttgaattcttttctatccACAGCCGCTTGCCTGAGCTTAACGCTCctattcattcattctATCTAGCAAAAGCTAAGTATAATTATTCAGAAActtataaaagaattgtaaacaataaaataGCACTATTTGGGCAATTATCATACTTAAAGTTCTTAGTAGTATGATAATATAgtaaagagaaagaataaGACAATATTAAGATGAATCAGCGTACACAGATCTCTTTCCATTTGCTTCATATACCTTTGCATATACCCATAAAACACCATAGGTGCATtggtttttgattttgtttattttttgctcCAGGATTGAGATAAAAATTAGTTTGATTCTAAAAGCCAAGATATCGAGCGCCATTTGTGTTTAGCAAGTCTCCACATTTCCGTCAACCGAaacatttttattaatagTATTTCTTCAGTAGTCTTATATTCTCTTCTTTACGAAAAATGGACTCTTCTCAGAATTCGACCCAGTTAAGTTCACAATCTTTATTCAATTCTGAACACTTAAAGTTCATTAATAAACAGCTCTCCCAATTGGGCCCTCATGATATTCTTCGTTGGAGTAGATGGACAATTCCACAATTGTTTCAAACGTCTGCGTTGGGACTTTCCGGATTGGTGATTTTAGACATGCTGTCAAAGATGGAAGTCAAAGTTCCAATGATCTTCGTCGATACCTTGCATCATTTCCAGGAAACTATGGATCTTTTGGACCAAGTAAAAAAGACATACCCTGAGGTTCCTGTTCATGTATATCATTGTGCTAAAGCAGCATCTGAAGAAGAGTTcgcaaaaaaatttggtgaAAAGCTTTGGGAAAAAgacgaaaacaaatatgATTTTTTGGTGAAGGTTGAGCCTGCCAACAGGGCTTATACCGATTTAGATGTACTCGCTGTTTTTACAGGTCGTCGTCGCAGCCAAGGAGGAGAACGTGGATCTTTGGACGTTGTGCAAGTTGATGGACCTGTCATCAAGATTAATCCTTTGGCCAATTGGTCTTTTCAACAAGTCTATTCTTACATCAAGGAGAATAACGTTCCCTACAATGGGTTACTGGATAAAGGATACCGGTCTGTTGGTGACTACCATTCTACCCAACCTGTGAAAGAGGGTGAAGACGAGCGCGCAGGACGCTGGCGcggtaaagaaaaaaccgAATGTGGGTTGCATACACAAAGCAAATTTTCTCAGTACCTTGcagaacttgaaaaaagaaagaacgaaGGATCCAGCAactaagaaaaaaatcccaAAGACTATTCATATACCCAATTTTGGTAGGCGTACTTATGGTTTTAGTTTGgaattattttgtttctttagactgttctttttttactgaCATATATAATTTGTAGCATATCataatttttgaatctaTTCATGTTGTTTTTTGCCAACTCATTTAGTCCCTGGGAATTgaagcaataaaaatataaagaaaagaagcgGTGTTTAGATCTATATATGATGAAAGATGAATAAACGACGCATATAATCGTATTTTCCATTTCTCATACGGTTCTCAAAACCAATTCCAAGTTTCTCCTTTCTATAGGTATTCTTAGTTCTGAGTTTGGCTCAGGCTCAGACAAGAACAAAACACAAAGAATCCCTATAGTCATGTTTCGtaagaaaaagacaacTTCAATTCCAAAAGTCTATAATTTGGGAAATTCATTAGAAGATTTGGGACTCCAAATAACTACAGATTATCGACTACGTAAACAGCACTCACCAGGTGAATTGTATGAGTTTTCTGTATCCAAAGACAAAGCGTATAATGAACATTATTACCAAGCTGTTTTAGGTAATTGAAATTCACTGTTTCTTATATTAACATACATAAAAGAGCATATCTACAACTGGGCATTTACTGTTTGCATGCTTGAGGCCATTCCTATTTCTACAAGGGTTTACAAGAGGGATGAACCCTATGCATTCGTTTATACCACAAAAAACTGGAGTGAAAATACGAAAGGCTTGGTAGTAATTGTTCAATCTTTGTCGCATCCTTTAATTTGGTCCAACAGGAATGTTAGAGAACATGATTTGAGAGATGCAACTTTTGTAAACATGGTCTCTGAATGTGTAGATATGGGATATGCTGTCGCTATCTTTACACCTTCTGCTTTACTGTGGGATGCACACAAAAAAGTTCCAAGGGTTCGAATGAATCggttttgaatttttgttAACTATGGATAATAgacaatttcttcttttaccaGCACAGGAGAACACATTACGAAGCAAAATTATATCCCTTGTAAGTGATATGAGCCAAGACTTTATGATCAGTCTTTAACTTTTATAGCCATCAGATCACCAGAGGATTATGTGGCTAAAGGATTGGATTATATCCTTTCGCAATCTCAGGCCTCAAAGATATATTACATTGGTGCCGAATATGGTTCTCAACTGCTAAATGTGTATTTAGACCAAAATTGGGAGGCATTATCGTCGAAAACAGCATCTGTCATCCTACTGCAGAACATTACCTCCAAGTTTGAGCTTAACAACCAAAATTTCTTAACTTACTTGTCAGAGGTTTGTGAATTTTTCGTTCCCAATCTATATGAGAAGCATTAACATATTTCTAGGATTCTTGTAACTACCACCCATCGGATAAACCAAAGCAGGAATTGCTTGAAGATCTGACTGCAACTACAGGCTTGAAGACTTATTCATGCGGTACGTaatcaaaacaagaagaaagcaaCAACTCTAATACTTTAGGGGAATTTATTGAGCTTGTTTATGACGAAATTACGAACATTTTGCTTAAAAGAATGGATGATTACTGAATCATGAATACTTCGTACAGATATAGTACGTACCTCTGCCAAGTTACTAAAACCATGTACTGTTTTATAAACTCTTGACTATGCAAATTTTATGATCAAATGTTAGTATCTATagcaaaatttttttccaaatccaaTTTCCATATTAGCGTAATAAACCATATCCGAGCCTTAATTATTACTTCTGAAGATACTTTTCCCATAACGCCTGATGTACACCTCTTAATTCTATAAACAGCCTTCTGGTTTCTTTGAGTTCCATCTCCGTAGATTCTGCTTTCGCGCGCCACCCAGATTCTGTATTATGAGTCTAAAGAAGCTGTTAGTACTTTGTGAAACTGCACGATACGATACATACCATTAATTCAGAACTGAGACATAGTGTATCAGGTGCTTGCATTAACTCTTCTATACCATCATCATGGATCATCATATTCACATCCGAATATAGGTAGTCGTCCGTGATCATGCGTTTTAAGACAGGAAACACGCTTTGAGCAGTAGGAATATAATTTACTTTATCAATCAAACACTTCAAGAATGTAACCGGAGAGGAATATTGAATTAGACGTCTCAAAACTTGACGGGATACAACATCCCAAACTAAAACAACACCATCTTTGTCGCCAGTGATAATTAAGGAAGCATCGAATGATAAAGTAATTGTTGTAATGGGGGAAGTACTAGTCACTGTATGGGCATCCTTACTTTCATTAACATCCACTACTCTGCCCAATCCACCTATTGCCGAGGGAACAGAGGATGGAATAGTAGTATTCTTCGAGACATTAGAGTTATTCTCAGAAAGAGCAGTTGAACTTGTGTATAAGGGAATCCAAACAAGGCCCTTCTCGTTACCGACATATATTATACGTTCTGCGGGATCAATCGTCATACAGGAAGGCATGCTATTGAGAGCGACTGTAGTCAAAAGGTTACCGGTACTAACATCCCAAACACGAACTGTGCTGTCTTCACTAGCTGTGTAAAGACGGCTGGATATGGAAGGACCAGGTCCATTGATTAAAGAGACAATAGCCCGCTTATGTCCAGAAAGGCTCTGAAAAGGTTTAATTGCAGAGCCTCCTGTAACACCCGCCATATTTGACCGATCCGCCAATGAAGACATTAACCATATATTAATGTCTCCATCGTTTGAAGCTGTGTAAACCAACATTCCATCGttagaaatagaaacatGAGTTAAAGGTTGGTAATGAGCACGAAAAGCGTGGATCAAAGCTCCGGAAAGCACCGACCAAATGTAAAGGCTGCCTTTCTCAGTACCACCTACTAACCAAGAGTCGCATGGGCTGACGGCAGAAGAGATAATCGTTTCTGGGAGGATAATAGTCTGATCCAAATTTTCCTATAAATTTCATGATTAGTCTTCGGATCACTGATTATACAGCTGGACGAAGTCCTTTACTGaacaataataaaaaacacTCTAAAACACCAACAAAACGGTCAAAAACTTACCTTTCCAAATCCATGTACATTTAATTGTGGCCTACGTCTTTGAAAGGATAACAAATGTGTTTTAGTAGAGCAAGCCGCTTGTGGAAATGGCGTACTTTGGCGAAACGTACGAAACGAAGTCCCAGTATGCAAGTTATGAGCGACTACATTGCTCGATTCATTTTCAGTTGCCGCGTAGCCTGATAATAAAAGCTCCATCAAGGATAGTCAAAtgttggttttttttaaacgTGAATTTTTGGTATTCAGCTTGATTTCCAAATAAGGATATACAGTAAACTACGGTAAataatttgaagaaaagcaatatgGTAATTCAAGGCAAAGAGGAGGGAGTTATTATCAAGAAATACATATGGAATAAAGTTACATTTCAATGATGAGTACTCGATTGTTTGGCTTTCTTGTCTATGAATGCCAGGTCTAGTTTTGCCAAAGGCGTTTGACCATGTAAAATCGAAAGgtctaaaaagaaaataatgaaatcATTGAATTTAGAATACTCGGCTTGAAAGAATTACCATAGTCGTTTAGTAGAAGTTAAGGGTCTAAGAGACTGTGTACCATCCAAAGTCTTTATATTCATTCTGATCCTATGAAATATTAACCTAAAATAGAGAACTACACTTGTCAATAAATTAATCAAATTGAAGAATAACAAGGTATTAAAAGTGCCAGTTTCTAGTCATTGCCATTAGAATTACCAAAAGACGTAAATGCGACGTTAGGATGtagcttcttctttcctCCTCTATTTATATTTGTAGAGGAAGATTCAGAAATGCCCCGAGCACTTCACTTACTTACACATCTCATGAAAACCAGTTCGTTCAACCCATTCTgccataaacaaaatcaagCGTTTTATGTACACCTAGTCGGGTCTACGCGAAATGCGATGACGAGAATGACGCTGCCCATGTGCATAATGTCTCCTTTCTTGGGAACATGGAAGGTTCTCTTCATCCTCACAACTCTTGGATCGCTTTCGTGAGGGCGGAGGTGATATGTCGCTTCGTCGATTCAGTCTACCGCTGGGAGAAGGTGAAAGCTCACGTCGTCgttgctttcctttttctgctCTTCTGGATCTTTCTTTAGCATCTtcacttttattttccacGTTCGAGTTGTGAGATCGAACATTGCGCATCATAttgttcaaaaagtttgtaTTGGGCCGTAGCTTCTGAACATTCGAGGTCTGAGAGCTTGATTCTCCACTCTCATgtaacttgtttttcttttgagcTTCTAGCACTAATAATTTTGCGATATACTCGTCAAAAGTATATCCGGTCATATTTCTCTAGAAATCCCAccttctaaagaaaaagcttttgcttataatagaaaaagaaatcctaAACATCAAGAAATCATTCACAAGATAACCCAAGTCTAATAATTCTAACTACTAActgaacaagaaaaaatgactATGGCGTTGCGTTGGCTTCTTGTAGCATGGACTGAATATTTATCGATGGAAACGTTTTGCAAGCACTAGTCcttttcaaggaaaataatataaaaaaataaaacaattataacaaaataaattggCAAGAACAACAAGGATGTCACTGAGAAGagtcttcttttccaatgCCCTCTTTAGTAACTAAAGGGAAGTAAAGCGTAGATTAGGGACGAGCTCAAAATCCTTCACACTAGAacgtaaaaaaaaaaaaaaaaaaaaaaaaaaaaagggtttCAGCCTGAAAAGTTAAGGAGACCattcttgatttttcatttcatagCATTGTTTACCACGTTGAACAATGCTATGTACACGATTATGTTGACGCTGTGAAAAAGGTCTTCTGGTCCTATTTCTATGGTTTAAGAGAAAGGAATCGAAGCTTACTACTAGTTTTTCTGCTGGCTTCACCGTACCATGAAATGGccctttgtttacattcgtttgtttataaGAGAAACGTTTCCCACTACCATCTTGCtactctttctttatttaatttgaatctaataaaaaaaacataaaccAAATAATCGTTCCTTCCAACCTACAAACAGTAAAAAGCCAAAGGCAAATGGACCCCACATGGTACACCATGATGGGGGTCCATAGTTGAATTGTAGCATACCTAGAAACTTAGCATCTGCCTTGATTATTTGCCATTCCTAATTTTAAGCTTTAAGTATCCATAGAATTTTGTTACATATACCGTTAAAGGAGGTTGAATTGACCATGGGGTCTTTGAATACGTCGAAAATGCCGACGGAGTTGATAGACAACCAGTGCGTCGATTTGTTGAATGGATCAGTCTTGACGGAGGACGATTCGAGGAAAAAGGATGATTTAGAGGGATTTCCTGTCCCAAGAGTACGGAAGGCTACAAAAACTCGAAAACCAAGAGTAAAATGgactgaaaaagaaacaaatgaCTTATTGCGTGGGTGTCAGATCGTAAGTATATGCAATTCTACAATTCTTTtgtgtttattttttttttcagtgAGTCAATTGCTAACCTAAAAACTAGTATGGCGTGGgcaattggaaaaagattctAATGGACGAGAGATTTCAATTTGTGAATCGCTCTCCTAATGACTTGAAAGATAGGTAAGTATCTTTGCAAGACTATTTTATATGTGTTTTTATGCCCATGAATAATTTGAAGCTTCTAATAGCATGTACTAACTTGGGTGAACAGATTTCGAGTTATTCTACCAGAAGATTACAAAAGGTTTTATCCAAATGCGAAAACACACATGGggaaaaaccaaaagatCCCGCATACGCCAGGAATGGCAAAGGCGTCTCGTAAAGAGCGAAAACAGTTCACGCCCGAGGAAGACGAACGGTTGCTGGAGGGATTCTTTTTACATGGTCCTTGTTGGACGCGAATCAGTAAGGATGCAAGTTTGGGTTTGCAAAATCGGCGGAGCACGGATTTACGAGATCGGTTTCGCAACGCTTTTCCTGAAAGGTATGCCGCTGCCGGGTTTAAGCTGAAAAACAATTCCGGGTTGCGAGCAAAATACGACCAAAGTAATTATTTAATGAATGATCCTTCTTCAACAGAAGCTGCTGCCGCCGCCGTTGCTGCAGTTGCGGCTGTGGCTGCCGACCGGCAAGAAACACCATCCCAAAATTCTAGCAAGGACTCTGCACAAGATCCTTCTACTGTACCCGTCACTTCCGATGATTTACTAGAGTGGTCAAACCAAAGTTtgaattcttccttttataATGCTGATCGGCAACAGCCTCAATATGCAAATGAATCCTTTTTACTTAGCCAAGCACTACCCGAAACATTTCCAGCTAACGctttacattcttttccGCCTTATGATGCTTTATTTCCTACTGGGAACCCTTCTTCCTTGCCTTCTGAACCACAATCGTCTGTTCAATCATTTCCGTTCTCTGTGCAGCAACCTCCTGTGCACTTGGAACCGCCATTAGAGTCAAATCAAATTCATTCttcattgttttcaacCCCTAATGTTGCCGAtctccattctttttcacaaTTCCACCAGGCTCATCAGCACCCTTCTATTCCGCCCGGGGAACTGCCGTGGGTTAACCGAGGGTAGTTCGCTTGCCCGGGGAACACTGGGCTTTAACTCCATACTGGGAAACTTGGAAATATTCGCGGTTTTCTCGATTTTTGTTACACGTTTCATATTCATATATActtacaaaaatgaatggcATAAAAATGTCACTCATCTCTCCAAAATGGCATTCCGCTAATACAAATATGGTAAAGAATGCAAAATCATTGGGATCATTGACATTTTCTCGATTTATGAGTCAACAACCGATTAGAATGCTAGATATCCCGTTTATGCGTatgaaaaa
This window harbors:
- the are1 gene encoding acyl-CoA-sterol acyltransferase Are1, translating into MTDSGCSQSASPVCDANAIINVESIHPTVSLLKALPECNLVIKEKEIENTKKKPAKSSFPLKNLKDLLLSGRVYHDYQFRPRKSIFDRVTTPQTFLKNEFRGFYVLFWLSMFVWIVQLYAKSYWLRNTILGLPLARIVFRQFFVLFGSDFIMVFLTLFSFVLQWCIAKRYIAWSNTGYIIQLVWQGCFTSLAAYWVVHRKFPVIQSLFFTLHCAVLVMKQHSYAHHLGYLSTVSALHEAYGDVLKVVRSSLKDDSNEAESISFELEYPDRTEQIDAIKADEVVALTMKYLDHSLWSEIGNVVYPTNVTLLNYIDYLLIPSLVYSLEFPRVSKINLKYLTVKIISTFSVLFTCLALVDWYFLPAAESVQGLDFVTKLHHAPFLMSRLLFPAVILYLLLFYLTFDVILNAFAEITKFADRDFYGPWWNTVTWDEFARQWNKPVHVFLMRHVYHSSRQILNKSMAVVFTFLLSALVHEFVMLLVTKKLRCYILFFQLLQLPLYDLSQMSAFKNNELLGNLFFWIGIFTGPSFICILYIVF
- the met16 gene encoding phosphoadenosine phosphosulfate reductase, which encodes MDSSQNSTQLSSQSLFNSEHLKFINKQLSQLGPHDILRWSRWTIPQLFQTSALGLSGLVILDMLSKMEVKVPMIFVDTLHHFQETMDLLDQVKKTYPEVPVHVYHCAKAASEEEFAKKFGEKLWEKDENKYDFLVKVEPANRAYTDLDVLAVFTGRRRSQGGERGSLDVVQVDGPVIKINPLANWSFQQVYSYIKENNVPYNGLLDKGYRSVGDYHSTQPVKEGEDERAGRWRGKEKTECGLHTQSKFSQYLAELEKRKNEGSSN
- the arb2 gene encoding argonaute binding protein 2, coding for MFRKKKTTSIPKVYNLGNSLEDLGLQITTDYRLRKQHSPGELYEFSVSKDKAYNEHYYQAVLEHIYNWAFTVCMLEAIPISTRVYKRDEPYAFVYTTKNWSENTKGLVVIVQSLSHPLIWSNRNVREHDLRDATFVNMVSECVDMGYAVAIFTPSALLWDAHKKVPRTISSFTSTGEHITKQNYIPSIRSPEDYVAKGLDYILSQSQASKIYYIGAEYGSQLLNVYLDQNWEALSSKTASVILLQNITSKFELNNQNFLTYLSEDSCNYHPSDKPKQELLEDLTATTGLKTYSCGEFIELVYDEITNILLKRMDDY
- the crb3 gene encoding Rix1 complex WD repeat subunit Crb3 → MELLLSGYAATENESSNVVAHNLHTGTSFRTFRQSTPFPQAACSTKTHLLSFQRRRPQLNVHGFGKENLDQTIILPETIISSAVSPCDSWLVGGTEKGSLYIWSVLSGALIHAFRAHYQPLTHVSISNDGMLVYTASNDGDINIWLMSSLADRSNMAGVTGGSAIKPFQSLSGHKRAIVSLINGPGPSISSRLYTASEDSTVRVWDVSTGNLLTTVALNSMPSCMTIDPAERIIYVGNEKGLVWIPLYTSSTALSENNSNVSKNTTIPSSVPSAIGGLGRVVDVNESKDAHTVTSTSPITTITLSFDASLIITGDKDGVVLVWDVVSRQVLRRLIQYSSPVTFLKCLIDKVNYIPTAQSVFPVLKRMITDDYLYSDVNMMIHDDGIEELMQAPDTLCLSSELMTHNTESGWRAKAESTEMELKETRRLFIELRGVHQALWEKYLQK
- a CDS encoding SOCG_04291-like, conserved protein, producing MTGYTFDEYIAKLLVLEAQKKNKLHESGESSSQTSNVQKLRPNTNFLNNMMRNVRSHNSNVENKSEDAKERSRRAEKGKQRRRELSPSPSGRLNRRSDISPPPSRKRSKSCEDEENLPCSQERRHYAHGQRHSRHRISRRPD
- the teb1 gene encoding DNA-binding transcription factor Teb1; its protein translation is MGSLNTSKMPTELIDNQCVDLLNGSVLTEDDSRKKDDLEGFPVPRVRKATKTRKPRVKWTEKETNDLLRGCQIYGVGNWKKILMDERFQFVNRSPNDLKDRFRVILPEDYKRFYPNAKTHMGKNQKIPHTPGMAKASRKERKQFTPEEDERLLEGFFLHGPCWTRISKDASLGLQNRRSTDLRDRFRNAFPERYAAAGFKLKNNSGLRAKYDQSNYLMNDPSSTEAAAAAVAAVAAVAADRQETPSQNSSKDSAQDPSTVPVTSDDLLEWSNQSLNSSFYNADRQQPQYANESFLLSQALPETFPANALHSFPPYDALFPTGNPSSLPSEPQSSVQSFPFSVQQPPVHLEPPLESNQIHSSLFSTPNVADLHSFSQFHQAHQHPSIPPGELPWVNRG